One Pseudomonas tolaasii NCPPB 2192 genomic window carries:
- a CDS encoding TetR/AcrR family transcriptional regulator, translated as MQKEPRKVREFRRREQEILDTALKLFLEQGEDSVTVEMIADAVGIGKGTIYKHFKSKAEIYLRLMLDYERDLNELLHSADVDKDKEALSRAYFEFRMRDPQRYRLFDRLEEKVVKGHQVPEMVEELHKIRASNFERLTLLIKGRISEGKLEDVPPYFHYCAAWALVHGAVALYHSPFWSNVLEDQEGFFQFLMDIGVRMGNKRKHSTELPGAEPKTSETPAT; from the coding sequence ATGCAAAAAGAACCCCGTAAGGTCCGTGAGTTTCGCCGCCGAGAGCAGGAAATTCTCGACACCGCACTCAAGCTGTTCCTCGAACAGGGTGAAGACAGCGTCACCGTCGAGATGATTGCGGATGCCGTGGGTATCGGCAAAGGCACGATCTATAAGCACTTCAAGTCCAAGGCCGAGATCTACCTGCGCCTGATGCTCGACTACGAGCGCGACCTGAATGAGCTGCTGCATTCGGCCGATGTCGACAAGGACAAGGAGGCCCTGTCCCGCGCCTACTTCGAGTTCCGCATGCGCGACCCGCAGCGCTACCGCCTGTTTGATCGCCTGGAAGAGAAGGTGGTCAAGGGTCATCAAGTGCCGGAGATGGTCGAGGAACTGCACAAAATCCGCGCTTCGAACTTCGAACGCCTGACGCTGCTGATCAAAGGCCGCATCAGCGAAGGCAAGCTGGAGGATGTGCCGCCGTATTTCCACTATTGCGCCGCCTGGGCGTTGGTGCACGGCGCCGTGGCGTTGTATCACTCGCCATTCTGGAGCAACGTGCTGGAAGATCAGGAAGGCTTCTTCCAGTTCCTGATGGACATCGGCGTACGCATGGGCAACAAGCGCAAGCACAGCACCGAGCTGCCGGGTGCCGAACCCAAAACCAGCGAAACCCCGGCTACGTAA
- a CDS encoding DUF4823 domain-containing protein, producing MRSLVLLLASLTLSGCMTVSDMAEGTRYQMSDAGLLDHSDTRRTASIRIQPDSFVYIAQGAFVPPGSAYPRPNVVAEEAFNGFVEYFPMVRRARQPEGLEQAMSEARAAGAHYLLYCRFAAADDRIGNADEWTDQQALDRLGLDSGVIQIMLIETSTQYLIDTARIRSRGGLLTFHDNKPEDLIARPLAQYARGLLGMSDQ from the coding sequence ATGCGTAGTCTGGTTTTGTTGCTGGCGTCATTGACACTGAGTGGCTGCATGACCGTCAGCGATATGGCCGAAGGCACCCGCTATCAGATGAGTGATGCCGGTTTGCTGGACCACAGTGACACCCGCCGCACCGCGTCGATCCGCATACAGCCGGACTCCTTCGTCTACATCGCCCAGGGCGCCTTCGTGCCGCCGGGCAGCGCTTACCCGCGACCTAACGTGGTGGCCGAAGAAGCCTTCAACGGGTTTGTCGAGTATTTCCCGATGGTACGCCGCGCGCGTCAGCCCGAAGGCCTTGAACAGGCCATGTCCGAAGCCCGGGCGGCGGGGGCTCACTACTTGCTGTATTGCCGTTTTGCGGCAGCTGATGACCGCATCGGCAACGCTGACGAGTGGACCGACCAGCAAGCCCTCGACCGTCTCGGCCTCGACAGCGGCGTGATCCAGATCATGTTGATCGAGACCAGCACCCAGTATTTGATTGATACTGCACGCATTCGCAGTCGTGGCGGTTTACTGACATTCCACGACAACAAGCCAGAAGATCTGATTGCCCGCCCGTTGGCGCAATATGCGCGAGGCCTGCTGGGCATGAGTGATCAATAA
- a CDS encoding ADP-ribosylglycohydrolase family protein gives MTPISRALGAFYGLALGDALGMPTQSLSREQVRARFGAITGLEAADADQPIAPNMPAGSITDDTEQAILVGELLVEGQGKIEPTTLAQRLIDWEAVMRAKGSQDLLGPSTKRAIDMILAGHTPEESGRYGTTNGAAMRITPVGIAADVSDAASFIQAVIQACQVTHNTSLGISSAAAVAAVVSAGINGVDLGEALNIGTQIAQQAEGHGHWIAGGRISTRISWARTLSVGSGDKALFADLLYELIGTSVASQESVVVSFALAQQVAVGEMNAFEALCLAASLGGDTDTIAAILGAMLGACLGLQCWPEAMVEQVKQVNGLDLQPLVQGLLKLR, from the coding sequence ATGACCCCGATTTCCCGCGCACTCGGCGCGTTCTACGGCCTGGCACTGGGCGACGCGTTGGGCATGCCCACCCAGTCCTTGAGCCGTGAGCAGGTCAGGGCGCGCTTCGGTGCCATCACCGGCCTTGAAGCTGCCGACGCCGACCAGCCCATTGCGCCGAACATGCCCGCAGGCTCCATCACCGATGACACCGAACAGGCGATTCTGGTCGGTGAGTTGCTGGTCGAAGGCCAAGGCAAAATCGAACCCACCACACTCGCCCAGCGCCTGATCGACTGGGAAGCGGTGATGCGCGCCAAGGGCTCGCAAGACCTGCTCGGCCCTTCGACCAAGCGCGCCATCGACATGATCCTGGCCGGCCACACACCGGAAGAGTCCGGTCGTTATGGCACCACCAATGGCGCGGCGATGCGTATCACGCCGGTGGGCATTGCGGCGGATGTCAGCGACGCGGCGTCATTCATTCAGGCCGTTATCCAGGCCTGCCAGGTCACGCACAACACCAGCCTCGGCATTTCCAGCGCAGCAGCGGTTGCGGCGGTGGTGTCGGCGGGCATCAACGGCGTGGACCTGGGCGAGGCGCTGAACATCGGTACCCAGATCGCCCAGCAAGCCGAAGGCCATGGCCACTGGATCGCCGGCGGGCGTATTTCCACGCGCATCAGTTGGGCGCGCACCTTGAGCGTCGGCAGTGGCGACAAAGCCCTGTTTGCCGACCTGCTCTACGAACTGATCGGCACCTCCGTGGCCTCCCAGGAGTCGGTGGTGGTGTCGTTTGCCCTGGCCCAGCAAGTGGCGGTGGGCGAGATGAATGCCTTCGAAGCCCTGTGCCTGGCCGCGAGCCTGGGCGGCGACACCGACACCATCGCCGCCATCCTCGGCGCCATGCTCGGTGCGTGTTTGGGCCTGCAGTGCTGGCCCGAGGCGATGGTTGAACAGGTCAAACAGGTCAATGGCCTGGACTTGCAGCCGTTGGTTCAAGGGCTGCTCAAATTGCGCTGA
- the tmk gene encoding dTMP kinase, translated as MSRDIFGGGKSTNRDYLAERLRAEGIEVVLTREPGGTPLAERIREVLLAPGEEQMNPDTELLLVFAARAQHLAEVIRPALARGAVVICDRFTDSTYAYQGGGRGLSLERIASLETFVQGDLRPDMTLLFDLPVEVGMARASARGRLDRFELEGVGFFNAVRSAFLALAKAEPARYTLLDAAQPLAQVQQAIDALLPQLLERARG; from the coding sequence GTGTCGCGAGATATATTTGGCGGTGGTAAAAGCACCAATCGTGACTACCTGGCCGAGCGCCTGCGCGCCGAAGGTATCGAGGTGGTGTTGACCCGTGAGCCAGGCGGCACGCCGCTGGCCGAGCGTATTCGTGAAGTGCTGCTGGCGCCGGGCGAAGAACAGATGAACCCGGACACCGAGCTGCTGCTGGTGTTCGCTGCCCGTGCCCAGCACCTGGCCGAAGTCATCCGCCCGGCCCTGGCGCGTGGCGCGGTAGTGATTTGTGACCGTTTTACCGATTCCACCTACGCCTATCAGGGCGGCGGCCGCGGCTTGTCCCTGGAACGCATCGCCAGCCTGGAAACCTTCGTCCAGGGCGACCTGCGCCCCGACATGACCTTGCTGTTTGATCTGCCGGTCGAAGTGGGCATGGCCCGCGCCAGCGCCCGTGGTCGCCTGGATCGCTTCGAACTGGAAGGCGTTGGCTTCTTCAACGCCGTACGCAGTGCATTCCTCGCACTTGCCAAGGCTGAGCCTGCACGTTACACCCTGCTGGATGCGGCCCAGCCGTTGGCCCAGGTGCAGCAGGCCATCGACGCGCTGCTTCCCCAACTTCTGGAGCGCGCCCGTGGCTGA
- a CDS encoding purine-cytosine permease family protein, producing MSTTSSGQSAGQLETRGIEPVPESECNGHPLQLFWVWFAANISILGLPLGATLVAFRGLAIWQAIIVAILGAAGSFAVVGIISIAGRRGRAPSLTLSRAIFGVRGNIGPTLVSLMSRLGWETVNTTTAAFVLLSLCSILFHSPVEAKSAPVLTLIFIAIFVLLTLSVSGLGHATLLVIQKWATYVFGALNILVGGFLCATIDWSAVFNATPAPLSAMIIGVGTMAAGTGIGWANAGADMSRYQHRSVKAVRLVASAAFGAGIPLVLLITLGGLLSVGNNDLASATDPIIAIRDMLPTWMAVPYLITAFGGLLLSNNLSVYSAGLTTLTLGLKVKRVHAVIVDIVAIFAGSIYFMLIADSFYGPFITFISLLAVPITAWVGIFVVDLMHRHYYSAKDLLDVTPSSAYWYRGGVEWRAFGAWAVAIVLGFSFTTIGTTAQNIWFAGPLSDSWLGHNGLGWIVTFLVAGGIYAVLGGAADRRPALVEPHHV from the coding sequence ATGAGTACCACTTCTTCCGGCCAAAGCGCCGGGCAATTGGAAACACGCGGCATCGAACCGGTCCCTGAAAGCGAGTGCAACGGCCATCCGCTGCAACTGTTCTGGGTGTGGTTCGCAGCCAATATCAGCATCCTCGGTTTGCCGCTCGGCGCCACGTTGGTCGCGTTTCGCGGGCTGGCGATCTGGCAGGCGATCATCGTGGCAATCCTCGGCGCGGCAGGCTCCTTCGCGGTGGTGGGCATCATTTCCATCGCGGGCCGCCGTGGCCGAGCGCCGAGCCTGACCCTGTCCCGCGCCATTTTCGGCGTGCGCGGCAATATCGGCCCGACGCTGGTGTCGCTGATGTCGCGACTGGGCTGGGAAACCGTCAACACCACCACCGCCGCCTTCGTGCTGCTGTCGTTGTGTTCGATCCTGTTCCACTCGCCGGTTGAAGCGAAAAGCGCACCAGTGCTGACGCTGATCTTCATCGCCATCTTCGTGCTGCTGACCTTGTCGGTGTCCGGCCTCGGTCACGCGACCTTGCTGGTGATCCAGAAGTGGGCCACCTATGTGTTCGGCGCGCTGAACATTCTGGTCGGCGGCTTTCTCTGCGCCACCATCGACTGGAGCGCGGTGTTCAACGCCACGCCCGCGCCGCTGAGCGCGATGATCATCGGCGTCGGCACCATGGCCGCCGGCACCGGTATCGGCTGGGCCAATGCGGGCGCCGACATGTCGCGCTACCAGCATCGCAGCGTCAAGGCCGTGCGCCTGGTGGCTTCCGCCGCGTTTGGTGCGGGCATTCCGCTGGTGTTGCTGATCACCCTCGGCGGCCTGCTGTCGGTGGGCAACAACGACCTGGCCTCGGCCACCGACCCGATCATTGCGATCCGCGACATGCTGCCGACCTGGATGGCGGTGCCGTACCTGATCACCGCGTTCGGCGGGCTGCTGCTGTCGAACAACCTTTCGGTGTACTCGGCCGGTCTCACCACGCTGACCCTCGGGTTGAAGGTCAAGCGCGTGCACGCGGTGATCGTCGACATCGTGGCGATCTTCGCCGGTTCGATCTACTTCATGCTGATCGCCGACAGTTTCTACGGCCCGTTCATCACCTTCATCTCGTTGCTGGCAGTGCCGATTACCGCGTGGGTCGGGATCTTCGTGGTCGACCTGATGCATCGCCACTACTACAGCGCCAAGGACCTGCTCGACGTTACGCCAAGCAGCGCCTACTGGTACCGCGGCGGCGTGGAATGGCGCGCCTTCGGCGCCTGGGCCGTGGCGATCGTGCTGGGTTTCAGTTTCACCACCATTGGCACCACCGCACAAAACATCTGGTTCGCCGGGCCGTTGTCTGACTCCTGGCTGGGCCACAACGGCCTGGGCTGGATCGTCACTTTCCTGGTGGCCGGCGGAATTTACGCAGTACTGGGCGGCGCGGCTGACCGTCGCCCGGCTTTGGTAGAGCCTCACCATGTCTAG
- a CDS encoding DNA polymerase III subunit delta', with the protein MAEAYPWQESLWQQLAGRAQHAHAYLLHGPVGIGKRALAERLMASLLCQRPVNLEACGECKSCLLLKAGSHPDNYLLEPEEADKAIKVDQVRDLVSFVVQTAQLGGRKVVLIEPVEAMNINAANALLKSLEEPSGDTVLLLVSHQSSRLLPTIRSRCVQQACPLPSEAMSLQWLAQALPECSEDERAELLTLAAGSPLAAVKLQAQGVREQRALVVEGVKKLIKQEQSATQLAESAWKDIPLLLLFDWFCDWSSLILRYQLTQDENGLGLPDMRKVVQYLAQKSAQDKVLTIQDWILAQRQKVLGKANLNRVLLLEALLVQWVGLLGRR; encoded by the coding sequence GTGGCTGAAGCGTACCCATGGCAGGAAAGTCTGTGGCAGCAATTGGCCGGTCGTGCCCAGCATGCTCACGCCTACTTGCTGCACGGGCCGGTGGGCATCGGCAAGCGGGCCTTGGCCGAACGCCTGATGGCGAGCCTGCTGTGCCAGCGTCCGGTCAACCTGGAAGCCTGCGGCGAGTGCAAATCCTGCCTGCTGCTCAAGGCCGGCAGCCACCCGGATAACTACCTGCTGGAACCCGAGGAAGCCGACAAGGCGATCAAGGTCGACCAAGTGCGGGATCTCGTCAGCTTCGTGGTGCAGACCGCGCAGTTGGGCGGGCGCAAAGTCGTGCTGATCGAGCCGGTGGAAGCGATGAACATCAACGCCGCCAACGCCTTGCTCAAGAGCCTTGAGGAACCGTCGGGCGATACGGTGCTGTTGCTGGTCAGCCACCAGTCCAGCCGCTTGCTGCCGACCATTCGCAGCCGTTGCGTGCAACAGGCCTGCCCGCTGCCGAGCGAGGCGATGAGCCTGCAATGGCTGGCGCAGGCGCTGCCGGAGTGCTCGGAGGACGAACGGGCCGAGCTGCTGACCCTGGCCGCCGGTTCACCACTGGCGGCCGTCAAGCTGCAAGCGCAAGGCGTGCGTGAGCAACGGGCGCTGGTGGTGGAGGGCGTCAAAAAGCTGATCAAGCAGGAGCAGTCGGCGACGCAGTTGGCCGAAAGCGCCTGGAAAGACATCCCCCTGTTGTTGCTGTTCGACTGGTTTTGCGACTGGTCGAGCCTGATCCTGCGCTACCAGCTGACGCAGGACGAAAACGGCCTGGGCCTGCCGGACATGCGCAAGGTCGTGCAGTACCTGGCGCAGAAAAGCGCGCAGGACAAGGTGCTGACTATTCAGGACTGGATCCTTGCCCAGCGCCAGAAGGTCCTCGGCAAAGCCAACCTTAACCGCGTGCTGTTGCTTGAAGCGCTGCTGGTGCAGTGGGTGGGGTTGCTCGGCCGCCGTTAA
- a CDS encoding DUF1285 domain-containing protein yields MTDSAKANDLLAQLPKGKGPAPVHLWNPDFCGNIDMRIARDGTWYYQGTPIGRKPMVKLFSNIIRRDGDDYFLITPVEKVGITVDDAPFVAVTLEVEGQGEDQVLRFTTNVDDQIEAGLEHPLRVVIDPDTQEPAPYLRVRTNLEALVHRNAFYQLVELAVSRPINGQNWLGVWSAGEFFPIGLEP; encoded by the coding sequence ATGACCGATTCCGCCAAGGCCAACGACCTGTTGGCCCAACTGCCCAAGGGCAAGGGGCCGGCGCCGGTGCACCTGTGGAACCCGGATTTCTGCGGCAACATCGATATGCGCATCGCCCGCGACGGCACCTGGTATTACCAGGGCACGCCGATCGGGCGTAAGCCGATGGTCAAACTGTTCTCCAACATCATCCGCCGCGACGGCGATGATTACTTTCTGATAACGCCCGTAGAAAAAGTGGGAATCACCGTCGATGATGCGCCGTTCGTGGCGGTTACGCTGGAAGTGGAAGGGCAGGGCGAAGACCAGGTATTGCGCTTTACCACCAATGTCGACGATCAAATCGAAGCAGGCCTTGAGCACCCATTGCGGGTGGTGATCGACCCCGACACCCAGGAGCCCGCGCCTTACCTGCGGGTGCGCACCAACCTCGAAGCCCTGGTCCATCGCAACGCGTTCTACCAATTGGTCGAGTTGGCGGTGAGCCGTCCGATCAACGGTCAGAACTGGCTGGGCGTCTGGAGCGCAGGGGAGTTTTTCCCCATCGGCCTGGAGCCCTGA
- a CDS encoding TatD family hydrolase, whose translation MLVDSHCHLDRLDLAQHGGSLDAALEAARQRGVGHFLCIGVSAENAADVKALADRYADVDCSVGIHPLDLKPGEAPALDWLLGELNHPRVVAIGETGLDYHYEPEAAELQQASFRLHLHAAQQTSKPVIVHTRGARADTLTLLREAALPQAGVLHCFTEDWDMAKAALDLGFYISLSGIVTFRNADALRDVARQVPADRLLVETDSPYLAPIPHRGKPNLPEYVRDVADYLAMLRGEPYERFAEQTTENFKRLFPLAHVAA comes from the coding sequence ATGCTCGTAGATTCCCATTGCCACCTCGATCGCCTGGACCTCGCCCAGCACGGCGGTTCCCTCGACGCTGCCCTGGAAGCGGCGCGCCAGCGCGGGGTCGGGCACTTTCTGTGCATCGGCGTCAGCGCCGAAAACGCCGCTGACGTCAAAGCCCTGGCCGATCGCTATGCCGATGTGGATTGCTCGGTGGGCATCCACCCGCTGGATTTGAAGCCCGGTGAAGCGCCTGCGCTGGATTGGCTGCTGGGCGAGCTGAACCACCCGCGCGTGGTGGCGATTGGCGAAACCGGCCTGGATTACCACTACGAGCCCGAAGCTGCCGAGCTGCAACAAGCCTCGTTCCGCCTGCATCTGCACGCTGCGCAGCAGACCAGCAAACCGGTAATCGTCCACACCCGTGGCGCCCGCGCGGACACCCTGACCCTGCTGCGCGAAGCCGCGTTGCCCCAGGCCGGTGTGCTGCACTGTTTCACCGAAGATTGGGACATGGCCAAGGCTGCCCTGGACCTGGGCTTCTATATTTCCTTGTCGGGTATCGTCACCTTCCGCAACGCCGACGCCCTGCGCGACGTGGCGCGCCAGGTGCCGGCCGACCGCCTGCTGGTGGAAACCGACTCGCCGTACCTGGCGCCCATCCCTCATCGCGGCAAGCCGAACCTGCCGGAATATGTGCGTGATGTGGCCGATTACCTCGCGATGCTGCGTGGTGAGCCTTACGAGCGTTTTGCCGAGCAGACCACCGAGAACTTCAAGCGCTTGTTCCCGCTGGCCCACGTTGCCGCCTGA
- a CDS encoding GTP 3',8-cyclase MoaA, whose amino-acid sequence MIVDRQGRRFRNLRISLTSACNYACTYCVPNGKRLVAAQDELSAEAMARGVAYLIEAAGIDRLRITGGEPLVSPKLEAFMGAVGQMGLSDISLTTNGQLLARKLPLLVEAGIKRINVSLDTLDADAFRSIARGGDLATVLDGMDQARAAGIKIKVNMVPLRGQNLDQVMPLLDYCLERGYELRFIELMRMGHLAKDSNAFLQQFVSLQQLLSLIGEHHEYLQANAPVDATAVRYEVPGKGFFGVIANESVPFCRTCSRLRLSSTGWLHGCLSSSNRHYVGDLLDKPRHQALPALQGLLMKALGDKQEVAFSGGATIMKIIGG is encoded by the coding sequence ATGATCGTTGATCGTCAAGGCAGGCGTTTTCGCAATTTGCGGATCAGCCTGACCTCAGCCTGCAATTACGCGTGTACCTACTGCGTGCCTAACGGCAAGCGGCTGGTGGCTGCCCAGGACGAACTCTCCGCCGAGGCCATGGCCCGTGGCGTGGCTTACCTGATCGAGGCGGCGGGCATTGACCGGCTGCGCATCACCGGCGGCGAGCCGCTGGTCAGTCCCAAGCTCGAAGCCTTTATGGGCGCGGTGGGGCAGATGGGTCTGAGCGACATCAGCCTGACCACCAATGGCCAACTGCTGGCGCGCAAACTGCCGCTGCTGGTGGAGGCGGGTATCAAACGCATCAACGTCTCGCTGGATACGCTGGACGCCGACGCCTTCCGCAGCATCGCCCGTGGTGGCGACCTGGCGACCGTGCTTGACGGCATGGACCAGGCTCGCGCTGCCGGCATCAAAATCAAGGTCAACATGGTGCCGTTGCGCGGGCAGAACCTGGATCAGGTGATGCCGCTGCTCGACTACTGCCTTGAGCGCGGCTACGAATTGCGCTTCATCGAACTGATGCGCATGGGCCACCTGGCCAAAGACTCCAACGCCTTTCTGCAGCAATTCGTCAGCCTGCAACAATTGCTGAGCCTGATCGGCGAACACCACGAATACCTGCAAGCCAACGCCCCGGTCGACGCCACGGCTGTGCGCTACGAGGTGCCGGGCAAGGGTTTCTTCGGCGTAATCGCCAACGAGAGCGTGCCGTTCTGCCGCACCTGTTCACGCCTGCGCCTGTCGTCCACCGGCTGGCTGCATGGCTGCCTGTCATCGAGCAACCGCCACTATGTCGGCGACCTGCTGGACAAGCCGCGCCATCAGGCGCTGCCGGCTCTGCAGGGCCTGTTGATGAAGGCCCTTGGCGACAAACAGGAAGTGGCGTTCTCCGGCGGCGCTACCATCATGAAGATCATCGGCGGCTAA
- a CDS encoding GntR family transcriptional regulator encodes MIRHVRFDKKKRVVDELIRRIEGGVMADGFLLPGEHQLAEEFAVSRGTLREALAELKRRNYIATQSGVGSIVTFDGMVLDQRSGWAQALADTGARVTTDILRLEAVTRPDLLSRFGSDQFIALDRRRRTPDGIAVSLERSLMPASGGLESLPSVGLIDHSLTITLAAYGYVGAEGDQWIGAEPLSDEDAELLGRPAGTVFLKASRTTYDRRERFMEHVESLLDPLHFRLHLQFGASK; translated from the coding sequence ATGATTAGACATGTTCGATTTGATAAGAAAAAACGCGTCGTCGACGAGCTCATCCGCCGTATCGAGGGTGGGGTGATGGCCGACGGTTTCCTGCTGCCGGGCGAGCACCAACTGGCCGAAGAGTTTGCGGTCAGCCGCGGCACGCTGCGTGAGGCGTTGGCCGAGCTCAAGCGCCGCAACTACATCGCCACCCAAAGCGGCGTCGGTTCCATCGTCACCTTCGACGGCATGGTGCTCGACCAGCGCAGCGGTTGGGCCCAGGCCCTGGCCGACACCGGTGCAAGGGTGACCACCGACATCCTGCGCCTGGAGGCGGTCACCCGGCCGGACCTGCTCAGCCGTTTCGGCAGTGACCAATTCATCGCCCTCGACCGCCGGCGCCGTACGCCCGACGGCATCGCCGTGTCCCTGGAGCGCTCGCTGATGCCGGCTTCCGGCGGCCTGGAAAGCCTGCCGAGCGTGGGCCTGATCGACCATTCCCTGACCATCACCCTGGCTGCCTACGGTTACGTCGGCGCCGAGGGCGACCAATGGATCGGCGCCGAACCGCTGAGCGACGAAGACGCCGAGCTGCTGGGACGCCCCGCCGGCACGGTATTTCTCAAGGCCTCGCGCACCACCTATGACCGCCGCGAGCGCTTCATGGAGCATGTCGAAAGCTTGCTCGACCCTCTGCACTTTCGCCTGCACCTGCAGTTTGGAGCTTCGAAATGA